A genomic region of Mycolicibacterium poriferae contains the following coding sequences:
- a CDS encoding ribonuclease HII: MVIRRSSGLRTLESALYRAGLGPVAGVDEVGRGACAGPLVVAACVLGPNRLESLAALDDSKKLNEAERERLFPVIRRYALAYHVVFIPSEEVDRRGVHVANIEGMRRAVAGLSVRPGYVLSDGFRVPGLPVPSLPVISGDAAAACIAAASVLAKVSRDRLMVAMDDEHPGYGFAEHKGYSTRAHSAALTRLGPSRQHRYSFINVRRLVGNGEPRAHAELDCERMPEDMPRDGELHEGQLSR; the protein is encoded by the coding sequence ATGGTGATCCGCAGATCATCGGGCCTGCGCACCTTGGAGTCCGCCCTGTACCGAGCGGGCCTGGGCCCGGTGGCCGGGGTCGACGAGGTGGGACGCGGGGCGTGCGCGGGGCCGCTTGTCGTGGCCGCATGCGTGCTCGGCCCGAACCGGCTCGAAAGCCTCGCCGCCCTCGACGATTCCAAGAAGCTCAACGAGGCCGAGCGGGAGCGGCTGTTTCCCGTGATCAGGCGCTACGCGCTGGCGTATCACGTGGTGTTCATCCCATCGGAGGAAGTGGATCGCCGCGGGGTGCACGTGGCCAACATCGAGGGGATGCGCCGGGCGGTGGCCGGGTTGTCGGTGCGGCCGGGCTACGTCCTGTCCGACGGGTTTCGGGTGCCGGGTCTGCCGGTGCCGTCACTGCCCGTGATCAGTGGCGATGCCGCGGCGGCGTGCATCGCCGCGGCGAGCGTGCTGGCCAAGGTCAGCCGGGACCGGTTGATGGTCGCGATGGACGACGAACATCCCGGCTACGGCTTCGCCGAACACAAGGGATACAGCACGCGAGCGCACAGCGCCGCGCTCACCAGACTGGGGCCGTCGCGCCAGCACCGCTATTCGTTCATCAACGTGCGGCGGTTGGTCGGAAACGGGGAACCCAGGGCGCATGCAGAACTGGACTGCGAGAGGATGCCTGAGGACA
- the lepB gene encoding signal peptidase I, producing MENPDLEHRADAAEPDAEAEQESGKKKRGALREFAILVSIALVLYYVMLTFIAQPYLIPSESMEPTLHGCNGCVGDRIMVDKLSYRFGSPQPGDVIVFKGPPNWSIGYQSIRSDNTAIRYLQNALSFIGFVPPDENDLVKRVIAVGGQTVQCRADTGLTVDGERLDEPYLDPTTMMADPAVYPCLGPEFGPVTVPENRLWVMGDNRTHSADSRTHCANLPADAQRGLMCTGDPTPGTIPVDNVIGKAQFIAWPPGRWGGVDTVNPQT from the coding sequence ATCGAGAACCCCGATCTCGAGCACCGCGCCGATGCCGCGGAGCCGGACGCCGAGGCCGAGCAGGAGTCCGGCAAGAAGAAGCGCGGTGCGCTGCGCGAGTTCGCCATCCTGGTCAGCATCGCGCTGGTGCTGTACTACGTGATGTTGACGTTCATCGCGCAGCCCTACCTGATCCCGTCGGAATCCATGGAGCCCACGCTGCACGGCTGTAACGGCTGTGTCGGCGATCGCATCATGGTCGACAAGCTCAGCTACCGGTTCGGCTCCCCGCAACCTGGTGACGTCATCGTGTTCAAAGGACCGCCGAACTGGAGCATCGGCTACCAGTCGATCCGGTCGGACAACACCGCGATCCGCTACCTGCAGAACGCGCTGTCGTTCATCGGATTCGTGCCGCCGGACGAGAACGACCTGGTCAAGCGTGTCATCGCGGTCGGCGGGCAAACCGTGCAGTGCCGCGCCGACACCGGGTTGACCGTCGACGGAGAACGGCTCGACGAGCCCTACCTGGACCCGACCACGATGATGGCCGACCCGGCGGTGTACCCGTGCCTGGGGCCGGAGTTCGGACCGGTCACAGTGCCCGAGAACCGACTGTGGGTGATGGGCGACAACCGCACCCACTCCGCGGATTCGCGCACGCACTGCGCCAACCTGCCCGCCGACGCCCAACGCGGACTGATGTGCACCGGCGACCCCACGCCCGGGACCATCCCGGTGGACAATGTGATCGGAAAAGCACAGTTCATCGCTTGGCCGCCCGGTCGCTGGGGTGGCGTGGACACGGTGAACCCGCAGACCTGA
- the rplS gene encoding 50S ribosomal protein L19 → MNTLDFVDQTSLRDDVPEFGPGDTVNVHVKVIEGSKERIQVFKGVVIRRQGGGIRETFTVRKESYGVGVERTFPVHSPNIDHIDVVTRGDVRRAKLYYLRELRGKKAKIKEKR, encoded by the coding sequence ATGAACACCCTGGATTTCGTCGACCAGACGTCGTTGCGTGACGATGTCCCGGAGTTCGGCCCCGGCGACACCGTCAACGTCCACGTGAAGGTCATCGAGGGCTCCAAGGAGCGCATCCAGGTCTTCAAAGGTGTCGTGATCCGGCGCCAGGGCGGCGGGATCCGTGAGACGTTCACGGTCCGCAAGGAGAGCTACGGCGTGGGCGTCGAGCGCACGTTCCCGGTGCACTCGCCCAACATCGACCACATCGACGTCGTCACCCGCGGTGACGTCCGGCGCGCCAAGCTCTACTACCTGCGCGAGCTGCGCGGCAAGAAGGCCAAGATCAAGGAAAAGCGCTGA